A region from the Aegilops tauschii subsp. strangulata cultivar AL8/78 chromosome 5, Aet v6.0, whole genome shotgun sequence genome encodes:
- the LOC109747477 gene encoding uncharacterized protein has protein sequence MDPAAAAARRQADKWMSVAEKLLMAKDLEGCKEFSSQAIAADPRTPGAEDLYAAADVLLASQRRRLPSGQPDPYAVLGLDPAKPASRLPDVVHSKFRRLSLLLNRSHPDRPCSVYVAEAARLVADAWAFLSNAGLKSALDAELDAAAAPRAPMQQPAVERRPQPSPPPQQSPVWAAPQPRPPPQRIPVRPAPQPTPPPQPSSLRAATQTPPPPQPSSLRAATQTPPPPQPSPLQPATQPQPSPQPSRLQAATRPPPSPQPSPSQAATKPLPSPQPSPLQPATQPPPRPQPSPLQAASQPPAGVATPPVESGTSPASTFWTLCKGCSHIHQYDRLYEARKLKCSSCHQPFVAEAMAEPPPIVPGTDMYYCTWGFFPIGFPGCPGYADLVNSQSQGSDQLNVPWLGANGRVAAENGTPITIGAAREEPVASERSPEPLMRTRVEVPLVPEPAPEPLMRMRVGVPAVPEPVMPTRVEVPAASEPVMPTRVEVPAAPEPVQPTRVKSVKVGAKKRGRPKGSKNKKNLRVVT, from the coding sequence ATGgatccggccgccgccgccgcacggcGGCAGGCGGACAAGTGGATGAGCGTGGCCGAGAAGCTCCTCATGGCGAAGGACCTCGAGGGCTGCAAGGAGTTCTCCTCCCAGGCCATCGCCGCCGACCCCCGTACCCCGGGCGCCGAGGATCTCTACGCCGCCGCCGACGTCCTCCTCGCGTCCCAGCGCCGCCGCTTGCCCAGCGGCCAGCCCGATCCATACGCTGTTCTCGGCCTCGACCCTGCCAAGCCCGCATCGCGCCTCCCGGACGTCGTCCATTCCAAGTTCCGTCGGCTCTCCCTCCTCCTCAACCGGTCCCACCCCGACCGCCCCTGCTCGGTGTACGTCGCCGAGGCTGCCCGCCTCGTCGCCGATGCCTGGGCCTTCCTCTCCAACGCCGGACTTAAGTCCGCCCTCGACGCCGAACTGGATGCAGCCGCTGCACCTCGCGCACCGATGCAACAGCCGGCGGTGGAGAGGAGGCCGCAGCCGTCGCCGCCTCCACAGCAGAGCCCGGTATGGGCAGCTCCCCAGCCACGGCCACCTCCACAGCGGATCCCGGTACGGCCAGCTCCCCAGCCAACGCCGCCTCCACAGCCGAGTTCGCTGCGAGCAGCTACCCAGACACCGCCGCCTCCACAGCCGAGTTCCCTGCGAGCAGCTACCCAGACGCCGCCGCCTCCACAGCCGAGCCCGCTGCAACCAGCTACCCAGCCACAGCCATCTCCACAGCCGAGCCGGCTGCAAGCAGCTACCAGGCCACCGCCGTCTCCACAGCCAAGTCCGTCGCAAGCAGCTACCAAGCCACTGCCGTCTCCACAGCCAAGTCCGCTGCAACCGGCTACCCAGCCACCGCCGCGTCCACAACCGAGTCCGCTGCAAGCAGCTTCCCAGCCACCCGCCGGAGTAGCGACTCCGCCGGTGGAGTCTGGTACATCGCCTGCGTCGACGTTCTGGACATTGTGCAAGGGGTGCTCCCATATTCACCAGTATGATCGCCTCTACGAGGCGCGCAAACTGAAGTGCTCCAGCTGCCACCAGCCATTTGTAGCTGAGGCAATGGCGGAGCCGCCGCCCATTGTGCCGGGCACTGACATGTATTACTGTACCTGGGGCTTCTTCCCCATTGGGTTCCCCGGGTGCCCTGGCTACGCGGATCTGGTCAATTCCCAGTCACAGGGGTCAGATCAGCTGAATGTGCCATGGCTTGGAGCCAATGGTAGGGTTGCTGCTGAGAATGGGACTCCCATTACCATAGGTGCTGCAAGGGAGGAGCCAGTGGCATCTGAACGTTCGCCGGAACCTTTAATGCGCACGAGAGTGGAGGTGCCACTGGTACCGGAACCTGCGCCAGAACCTTTAATGCGCATGAGAGTGGGGGTGCCAGCCGTGCCGGAACCTGTGATGCCCACAAGAGTGGAGGTTCCAGCCGCGTCGGAACCTGTGATGCCCACGAGAGTGGAGGTGCCTGCCGCACCGGAACCTGTACAGCCCACGAGAGTGAAGTCAGTGAAAGTGGGAGCAAAGAAGCGTGGTCGACCCAAAGGCAGCAAGAACAAGAAGAATTTGCGAGTTGTGACTTGA